The Thermomicrobiales bacterium genome has a window encoding:
- a CDS encoding ABC transporter ATP-binding protein: MATETAGQTPAATERHHDRTGATVRIDHLDKRFDSVAAVQDVSFDIEAGEFITMLGPSGSGKTTTLMMIAGFEIPTSGEIYIDSSPVATIPPFRRNIGMVFQNYALFPHMTVAENIAFPLKMRKVDKATIERRVGEVLEAVRLPDYGRRYPRQLSGGQQQRIALARAIVFNPRVLLMDEPLGALDKKLREEMQLEIRRLHQELGITFIYVTHDQEEALVMSDRIVVMNNGRVVQIGDPRDLYDRPCNRFVASFIGESNFLEGAIVSGADGTHTVQIGDTTLKAVGVEGLPSGDPAVVAIRPEKLSFMDNGFVPDAAQNVFDATVVEAAFVGDTRRYVMQTDTGSQIVLRQQQRFGVPSYGPGERVRIVCHVEDTRIVAAE, from the coding sequence ATCGATCATCTGGACAAGCGCTTCGATTCCGTTGCCGCTGTGCAGGACGTCTCGTTCGACATCGAGGCGGGTGAGTTCATCACCATGCTCGGGCCGAGCGGATCCGGCAAGACCACGACGCTGATGATGATCGCCGGGTTCGAGATCCCGACGTCCGGTGAGATCTACATCGACTCGTCTCCCGTCGCCACCATCCCGCCATTCCGACGCAACATCGGAATGGTCTTTCAGAACTACGCGCTGTTCCCGCACATGACCGTCGCCGAGAACATCGCCTTCCCGCTGAAGATGCGCAAGGTGGATAAGGCAACGATCGAGCGACGCGTCGGTGAGGTGCTGGAGGCGGTGCGGCTGCCCGACTACGGTCGGCGCTACCCACGGCAGCTCTCCGGCGGCCAGCAGCAGCGCATCGCCCTGGCGCGCGCGATCGTCTTCAATCCGCGCGTGCTGCTGATGGACGAGCCACTCGGCGCGCTGGACAAGAAGCTCCGCGAGGAGATGCAGCTCGAAATCCGGCGTCTTCATCAGGAATTGGGAATCACGTTCATCTACGTGACCCACGACCAGGAGGAGGCGCTGGTTATGTCCGATCGCATCGTCGTGATGAACAATGGTCGTGTCGTCCAGATCGGCGATCCCCGCGATCTGTACGATCGCCCCTGCAACCGCTTCGTCGCGTCGTTCATCGGTGAATCAAATTTCCTGGAGGGGGCGATCGTCAGCGGCGCGGACGGTACGCATACCGTGCAGATTGGCGACACGACGCTGAAGGCGGTTGGCGTCGAAGGATTGCCCTCGGGCGACCCAGCGGTCGTCGCCATCCGGCCGGAGAAGCTCAGCTTCATGGACAACGGCTTCGTCCCCGATGCGGCGCAGAATGTCTTCGACGCGACGGTCGTCGAGGCGGCCTTCGTCGGTGACACGCGCCGCTACGTGATGCAGACCGACACCGGCTCGCAGATCGTGTTACGCCAGCAGCAACGCTTTGGTGTGCCGAGCTATGGGCCGGGCGAGCGCGTTCGGATCGTCTGCCACGTCGAGGATACGCGGATCGTCGCGGCGGAATAG